A window of Oryza glaberrima chromosome 2, OglaRS2, whole genome shotgun sequence genomic DNA:
AGTTCTTATAGTTAGAATGTTAGATTGCTGCCTGTACAACAATTTATTTCTTGGATACAAAGGACAATTTTCACTCTGTTTCTTTCACATATTACTGCCAGCAGAACCTGAAAAGATGATCTTATCGTCACCCGCTTATGTTCTAGTTTTTTCTCTTGTGGACAATTTCAATACTATAATGCAACTATTATGAACATTTAtgtcaaaaataaaacaaaataaagtcAGAACAGAAGCATCACAAAccaaatgataaaataaaatgctTCATGACACGATGGCCAGAACATTTCATACCAGTTTACTTATGCCACAATAATTTGTGCCATTTGTTCACTGCCTGATCCAGCTTGTTGATTACTTGTGCAGAGTTGATGCTTCTGGGTTTCATTTCCTTCCTGCTTAGCGTCTTCCAAAAATTTATCAATCACATTTGCATCCCGGAGAGTGCTGCACATCTCATGCTTCCATGCATTACTAGAGAGACGTCCGAGACCACAGAAGATGCTTCCAAACTTTGCAAGCGAAAGGTAGGATGTGAACTATGGAGAGATTTTCTTAAACTTTTGGGAATTTTTGATAAACTCCACCACGAAGTGTCCACTCTGGATTGTTTAGCTTTGTTATTTTTCACTAAAGAATTTGTTTCTTGTGGGTATCTTTTCTTTCTTGAATAGTAGAACAAACAAGAAACTGTTATCTTCATGAATTTTTTACCAGATTGGTCGTTCCGAAATCACATTCTTATGCTTCTGTAGGGTGAAGTTCCTATGCTATCTGAAGAGGCTTTGCATCAGCTGCACATCTTTATCTTTGTCCTTGGTATTGTCCATGTTGTATTTTGTGTTACAACATTGTTACTTGGTGGAGCCAAGGTAAAACTATTTGTATGGATAAATATGTGCTCCTCACGGTGCATCAGTAAAATCAACTCATCTATGGTAAATTCTGCAGATGAAAAAATGGGAGAAATGGGAGAAAGAAATTCAACAAGGAAGAACCAAGGAGCGACCAAAGAGGCCAGGCTGGATGAAATTCATTGTTGTAAGATGTGCCGTAAGTAACCCGGGCCACCTATTATGCTTATCAATTACTATTTGTAACTCCATTATTAAATCGTCAGTTACAATTTACAAAGGAGGATGGCAACAAGACTAAAATAGGTTCTCTGTTTATTCTGTTCTTGCCTCGCTGTTCCACCAATGATCAATTCGGATTTCAACCGCACCCCGGCCAGAAAATCATACTACTCTTTAGAGTAGTGTTGGTTAAATGTTACCTTGAATTGATAAGTAATCATATGCTTTCCTAGAGCACCTAACGGTGATTCGTTTATTGTGGCATCCACCTATCATGTAAAAAAAGACATCCACCTCTAGTgaattttacaaaaatattttttttaaaaaaaaaatcaaacactcAAGAGTCAGAACTAGaactcaaaaataaaattttactatATAAGATCATGTAAGTTAGGAATTAAATATGTCGATAACCAGCAAAATATAAAAGTAGAGCCCTCGCGAGTAAGTTGTCATAACTCATAAAGTCCAAATGTGTGATCAGGACACACGCAAGCTCCATTGTGATAAAGGAATAGAATACCTGTAGATGGTCCATTGTCAGATAAGGTTAATTAAGGTACGGAAAAAGCTATTGACATCAAAGATATGAATAGCATGGGTACAAACTGCAGCAGTACtgcattacttttttttcttatttgagGTGTCTCCCTGCAACATGGCAATATCATGACGAAACACTGATGTGTCTTGTACTAGGACAATGCATACTGTCTGCATAGTTATTGCAGAAATTCTTTGTCTCAAATACAAATTTCAACTTACTTTAGCTATATTCTAATACAGCCGATTTTGTTCATACATGATTTCAGATCTCATTCTTGAAGCAGTTTTATGATTCTGTTGGTAAACCTGATTATCAAGTACTTAGATCAGCTTTTGTTCAGGTCAGATGCATCTCTGAGTAACTTCAGCTCAATCATAAGTGTCATTGTACTATTTTTGAAGCTAATAGGACATAATTTTTTCCCCAGAGGCACTACCCAAACCGTCCTGATTTTGATTTCCACAAGTACATGGTTCGTGCTCTTGAGCATGATTTTAAAGAAGTAGTTGGAATCAGGTTAGTATCTTGGTTAAAATACTAACTTTACTTGATTAAAAACTACATTATCTTTACTGTATCTAATGCTATGCAATTACATGCAGCTGGTACCTATGGCTTTTCGTTATTGTCTTCCTGCTACTGAATATAAATGGTAACTCCCATAAACCTAAAAACAAGTGCCCTCATGTAATTGTTTGGATAACTGAATTCCATCACACTGATATCTacttaaattttcttttctttctttttttttctttttttttttgctgggagATATCCACTTAAGTTACCATACGACTTATTCTATTTCTAATACCACAATTTAGACTTTAACCACAGCATTTCCAGTTGACGAACATGATCCATTTTCACTCATTCAGAACAAGTCATGGATCACAACAACAGTTGATCTGCATCAGACTGTTGAATGCCTGAACTAGGATTGTCTTTTGTCATTGAATGAAACTATCCAGTTTCCATCATCTATTCAGGTGGCTATCCCCTAAACTTTTCATTTGCATCCAATGCAGGGTGGCACACATACTTCTGGCTGTCTTTCTTGCCCTTAATTGTAAGTATGAACTTCAAACAACTCAACATATATGTCAACAGTGAGCACACTCTTTTCAGTTTTAATGATTGAGGAATTCCAACTTTTGGGGCACATCTGCAGCTCCTACTCATTGTTGGCACAAAGCTGGAGCTCATAAGCACTAGGCTGGCACAAGAGGCAGCAGACTGCCCAGATGAAGCAACAGGAAACCCCTGGACAAAGCCATGCAAGGAGCACTTCTGGTTCAGCAAGCCTAGGATTGTCCTCCATTTGATCCACTTCATCCTGTTCCAGAACTCCTTTGAGATGGGTTTTTTCTTCTGGGTTCTGGTATGTTTTACAGCattacattcttttttttcctgcacTTTTAATTTATCTTGCAGAAAGTACTCTTATGTCTTCATATGGGTTTCTGCAATTTTAATTAGTATAAAACTATGGTGCTAATTAAACAAGCTGGTAAATTTCAATTGCAGGCAACATATGGGTTTGATTCATGCATCATGGAGAACAAGATTTATGCCCTCCCCAGACTTGCTATTGGGTCAGTACTAAAAGTCTGAGCTTTACATCTGATTTCTGCTAGAAGTTGATTGCTTTTCTTTAATTggaatcttaaaaaaaattcaaatatttctgTATtaccttctctaaaaaaaaaatttgtagtACATATTTCTGCACTGAATTGAATTGAACTGAACAGTAATGTGATGTTTCTGTCATGAACTTTTGCAGAATCATCGTCCAGGTGCTCTGCAGCTACAGCACGCTGCCGCTATACGCCATCGTTACCCACGTAATTAACATACAATTACTCTTTGCTACTACTCCGATCCTTCCATTACATATTAtatcatttgacttttttttaagttaaactttattaagttagattaagtttataaaaaaaattaaatacgttttttttaaaaacttggtcaagcttagtcaaatttaaaaaagtttgataaaaaaaatcaaacaacttacaatataaaatagagggagtataataaaaaaattaagtatatTATGCTTTAACTGTGACTCCGATGACGTGGGGCTGACGTCACGCTCGCCGCTGCGCAGATGGGCGGGGACATCAAGCTGCAGGCGTTCGGCGAGACGGTGCACGTGTCGGTGCACAGCTGGGCGACGGacgtgaggaagaagaaggcggcgccgccgccgcactcccaCCTCCGCATCCCCTTCCTCATGAAGCGACGCCACAGCAcccgcggcgccgacgacgccgcggacgacgccggcggcgacgtcgaccaccaccaccaccatcacggccaccaccatcacggtcaccaccaccacgaggggagctccgcggcggcggcggcgccggaccTGGAGGAGATCGTGGCGACGACGTCGGGCGGCGAGGACGGgcacccgccggcgccgccgccgccgccgcaaggccCACGGCCGTAGATATTATCGTATACGGAAGCCcgagccgccggcggccggtgcccacggcggccggcgtggcGAGCCGGCGGCATGGAGACGTGTTGCTAGCTGAGTAGGAAAGCTACCTTGCGCGACACCGTTAGACCAATCGCTACGTGCCACGTGTATGGAGTTTGCTGATGAGCTGTACAAAATGGAGTTAATTATTAAAATTGTACATGCATGCAAACTTATGGAATTGGACACATATCATATTTTTCGCATACATGTACTCTTCTGTGTTATAGTACAATTAATGCAAATTAAATTGGATATAACTCAAAATTTGATTTGACTATGCGTTAGTTCTACAACTTTATGGCGAAGTTCTGAGGAAAGCTCTGATGATGAACCTAAACAACCTCAAAGAAAGAAGTTTTACAACTAGCCAAGacaaagaaaaattaattgatTTCTCTACAAATTAAAATCCACTTGTTTAATCTCTTCCGTCCAAGCATATagcacatacatgcatgcacggaCGATCTCCTCTTGGGTTTAATTTGTTCGGAAACCTTTGCACGCACGAATTGTCTGTCACATGACTAAGTTTAATTTCAATCTTAATTAAGAGATAGATGATTCAGTATTCAGAAGCTTAATTAGGAGATGGTTTAGTTTTcatatgcttaattaattaactttctAGCTACCTCCTTGTTAGAGTATGCATGATAAGGAAGATTGATCATGCTCTACCATAAAAGCTTTAGTATACAAGATATGTATATTGGATAATGTGGATCCGACCTCTGGGCTCTAACACTTTTATTAATTTGTCTCTACGAAAATTGTATTCTTTAACTAGAAACAGTATCTAGCTAGTAGCGACCAAGCTTATTAATTAAGAACCCTACAAAAAGATACATATATACTAGTCATGTATGTTTCCAgttaactagctatatatataagcaCCATTTGATAGCCAGACTCTATATGACCAATCTGTGGTTCGTATGGTGTGCTGCACGACTGTTTGAACCAATTAAATACAGCTACTCTGCTTGATAACAACTAAAGAATTTAtgtttgattttgaaaaaaaaaggtactatCAACAGccattaattttataaaaatatatacctGCAAAATAGGAGTAAGTATGAAAACAGAAGGTACAAAAATATGTGTAGAAAAAGGTAGAAAAATTATGATAACTAAATACACTCAGTTAAACCTACTCACCCGAGGTGTTCGATCAAGCCCTACATATTACTGCAACTAATAATTCTTTTTAGTGGTACGTGGTACCTTTGTCAATTTTATATGTCGATCTTTCGAAAAGTGCTATACAGTAGGTTATGTGTTTTGAGAAAGAAAACGTAGTAATtgcatgtgtgtttttgctCGTTCAGTAAGAAATCTGCCTTTAATTTGTGCTAGCTTATGCTAGCTGGCCGATGTGATGTTACGTGTGCATGATGCTTGCATTGCTGTTGGCAACTGTGTGTACACGTATGTGTCAAGAATGGTTAAAGAAAATGGATGGATGCCACCAAATATGTCATGATCCTATCATTGACTTATGTCATATTCGGTTAATTTAGTTTATACTAGGGCAAATCTTTTGGGTCAAACAGTACTTTGCCTTTGGCCTTTTTGGAGATTTTGCATGCGTTTTTCTGCTCTAATTAACCAAACTATACGTTAAATTGTTTAGGAGAAAATCAAGCTTGCGTATGAAAAATTCTGCAAAATCTCCGGAAGAATATATGAGATAATAATTAGCCCTAGAACAATGTCACATCCCTTTGGCCACAAAATATATACGTCAGTAATTAATTTTAGAACTTGTGCAATCAATAgatattaattactccctccgttccaaattgatctacatatagtttttttttaggttattcctaaataatctacatatttatgttcattcattaagtctattcgctATTTATACATTGGAGTAAATAGACATTGATGCatacatccatgcacacaagtatttataacccacatgcaatatcttaatttgctattggctaggaaatagcgGGGATGGTGCATGTATCGAGTTtattgctagagtaaatataatatgagataattattagtttttcttaatCTTGGTATacttatgaaatatgtagatcaatttggaatggagggagtaactttgacaaaaaaaaaatattctaaagtgtatatatttttggacatatggaacGATACACGAgtaattaaactttttttttcatatatatgtttataataatattacatgtttatacatatttttgaatatataatatacatatCATGATACACAGTTGAGTGATCAAAATAGGTCCGATATATTGATTTTGAAAAGTcaaaatcagattttttttttttctagaggttgtagatgtgatatatatatatatatccaatgaCTACAGATGACGTATGCATTGatcacaaaatcaacaaaatttaaagaaacatatatatagctaggaaTCACACAAAGATATTCACAAATTAAATTTAGATAGTCATCATCAGCAAAAAGCCTTTTTCATATAATATTGTCAGCAAATACTTAGTAGTTAGTCAGTTATGGTTAGGTAAAAATGTACAGCTATGCTGCTGCCTGCTGATGTGCTAAAATCAACTAAAAGTGATACTGACGAAAGAATGCAATCAATAATGTTGATCCTTTCTCCGCTATTTATTTATTGAGCATGGATAAAAGATGGTCCGTGCTTTCGATATGCAATTTATGATATCTAAGCAGATGATTTATTACTGAGAGTCATGCTATTTATGTGCTATAAATTCAAGAACCAAGACACACATGAATAAAATCATTTCCTTAGTTTGAAGTCTGAACTCCATTTGGTAAGGACATGtctaataaattattactgTTATTAAGTTCCTAGCCATAAAATGGTATATATGCAGAAACAATGAATTTAATGGGGCACAATAATTAAATTGAAGTGTGAGCTAGGATAACTTCagatttacacaaaaaaaaagtgcttcGATTTGTAGTTAACTTTGTTTCTCTAAATACTACTCCTAATAAGAACAACTTTGGGAGAAAGGTTGGTACGACTGGTAGACTATAAGTGGTCAACCTAAAGAACTTTCCATGAGTGGCACTGTCTTTTCGCTCTTCCTTTGATCCAACTAGTATGCAATTAAACAAAGCGGCCGTGATGCAAGAAGAATGAAGGAACCATTAACAAATCCTATGTATGTGTTAAATATGGAATGCAGTTCAACCAACAAATTAAGAATTCATGCATTCAAAGATCCCAATGCAAAATCAAGATAGAGAAATCAAAGTCTTCAAAAAAAGATAGAGGAATCAACCCtctgtgtgtgagagagagagagagagagagagagagagagagattcatTTATCCAAAAtggagtaaaaataaataatggtCATCTTCAGAGAGATGAGAGGCAGCAGAGAACAAGCTAAGTGAGAGATTTAAGGATTGCAGGGTGTGCCACCAAAAGGGGGTACTTGGGCTTGAGAAATCCCATGATTTTGTTAGAGGGGACAGGGGGCAGGAATTAGGGTTGCCATTGATGCATGGGATCATGTCATTTCCTCCATGCTCTCCCAAGGACAGCTTCCCAGCATATCTGGGGCATAGACACACTGACACAGGACAAGAACACAATAAAATTCTCCTTAATTAGGCAGCAGGAGACATGATTCTACTATTTTTTGTTCTCTTAATGCAGCAGCTATAGCTTAGCTAGCACACATTTGAGAATTatactagctagcttagctacacAAGAGTGgtataaatataattaattactagctaCAGTGTGCAAGAATGCACTGGCCTTTCGCAGCACACAAGAGTGATCATTGTTCATTACCCCCCTAAGTAAAACAAAGACCAACCAAATTGCATTAGTTTATAGCTAGTGGTGGCCAAAGCATGATTAGTTATAATACAAACAAGCGCATCAAACAGCAGAGAGAGGAAGTGAAATGCAaggataaaatttaaaaatgagcCCAATCCATTGAGCCACAATAGGGAGATCATCTTCATTATTTGAGATCAAAGAAACCAATTGTATATGCAACATGACCTAATTTTGCAagagcgtgcatgcatgcacaaacCCTTTTAACATAGTAATTAACACAGATCTAGAAATCTAGATattatgtagtagtagtagtgtcAAAACCAACAATCTATAACAACTCCACCAATATCAGATTTGGGTATCAAAGCTAAACAAAAGTAGGAGTaactaaaggaaaaaaaaaatcaagatttgccaagcaaaaaaaaatgaaaagaatttGGTGCTAGAGCTAGTGGTAGAAGGAAGCTGGCTCACCAAGTTGAATGCCCAAAAGatcctctttttcttctcccaaCAATGGCGCCTTCTCATGCAACGTGTCCATCACAAATCCAAGCTCGAGTTGCCATGAAAAATGGCAggtagcttagcttagctagctaggatCATTGCTTGATCCCTAGCTAGAATGCTAGATCATCGATACATGAAGCACTGAGACTATGATCAGTTCATCCTTCGTAAGATCCAATCTTTTTTTGTGCCAATGCGATCGATGGATGGAGTGGGGTACCTTTAGCTTGAGAGCAAGCTAGACGCCATTGATGGAGCTCTCGAGGTCGAACCGTCGAACACCATGGTTGATCACTTGTGAGCTTGGCCATTGCTATGGCTGCGGCTGCCACGACGACACCGACATGAGCGGCCGCTGCTGCCACCGGAGGAAGcaggcgccgcggccgccgtcgtcgtcggccttgTACCCCTCCGACGGGTAgtgcagccgcagcagcagccgcgcctGCGACGCCGCGAACGCGCTCAGCGGTCGCGGCGCGAggcccgcggcgcgcgcggcagacGCCCACGCGTCGAAGTCGCgagcgcgcccgccgccgccggcgccgggcgccgccaccgccgcgtcgatCTCCCGGCTGAGGATCTCCTGCTCCACCGCCAGCCGgtccgcgctcgccggcggcaccgTGGCCTCCAGCGCGTCGAACACCGACGAGTAGtagtccatcgccgccgccacccgccgcggcAGCTCGTCCGGgacgttgtcgtcgtcgacgtcacCTCCGAGGACTCCTTCTCTCTCGGCGATGGTCACCACGGCGGGGTTCATGGACTTGACCCACCTGAGGAAGGCGGCGagctctccgtcgccgccgagcttgTGAAGGAACAGCACGCAGTTGACGGCCAGCGTCTCGTCCGGGTGCAACTCCAGGGCGGCGGtcgggtcggcggcgagctcggcggtgCAGGGGAGTATGAGGGGGTGGAAGCGGAAGGGGAGGTTGAGGGAGCTCGAGAAGGCGCGGAGGCGGTCGCCGGTGCGGAGGAGCACGTCGCGGTcggtgccggcgccggtgagccTCACCTCGGGCGGCGGGCCGACGGCGGGGTCGGCGCGGTCGGCGATGGCCTGCAGGAGCGGCGGCCACTGCACGCCGTGCGCCGCGTCGAGGTCGACGATGTGCAGCACGCGCCggtgcgcgccgccggcgtccgctgccgccgccgcctccaggaTCGCCTGGTTCGCCGTCAGGTGCGCGAACCGCAGGAACGGCGCGATCTTGATGTACGCCAGgtacgccgccgacgacggcaccacgccgccgccatgaccACCCTTGCCTCCTCCGCGGAGAGCGAGGAGCGCGCGGGCGAAGTGGTGGGCGAGGCGGTCGCCAGCCTCGCCGCgtgggtcggcggcggcgagcacggcttcggcgacgcggcgcgccCCGTCGAGGTCCCCccggtggacgaggtcggcgcaCGCGAGCACGAGccccctcgcctcgccgccccccgcgcgcggcgacaatggcggctgcggctgcggctgcggctgctcgGAGGCCTcggcgtcatcgccgccgcctcgatcgCGAGCTGATGATGAGCCGAGCATGTCGTGGGCGTCAGCGTGGGCGGCATCCGGACATGGCGGATCATCGTCTGCTCTGCCACAGAGTAGCATcaaacgcacgcacgcacatgCCTAAGCCTAGCTTAGCTAGTAGCCTAGTAGGAGcagcttctttcttcttcttcttcttcttctaagaACAGCAGTAGAAGATGCACCAGCTAGTACTAGCTAGAAccagatgagagagagagagagagagagagag
This region includes:
- the LOC127761252 gene encoding MLO-like protein 13, giving the protein MGAGEGGEEQSLALTPTWVVAGVCFIIVAISLAAERLLHRLGKVLKFNGQEALFSALQRVKEELMLLGFISFLLSVFQKFINHICIPESAAHLMLPCITRETSETTEDASKLCKRKGEVPMLSEEALHQLHIFIFVLGIVHVVFCVTTLLLGGAKMKKWEKWEKEIQQGRTKERPKRPGWMKFIVVRCAISFLKQFYDSVGKPDYQVLRSAFVQRHYPNRPDFDFHKYMVRALEHDFKEVVGISWYLWLFVIVFLLLNINGWHTYFWLSFLPLILLLIVGTKLELISTRLAQEAADCPDEATGNPWTKPCKEHFWFSKPRIVLHLIHFILFQNSFEMGFFFWVLATYGFDSCIMENKIYALPRLAIGIIVQVLCSYSTLPLYAIVTHMGGDIKLQAFGETVHVSVHSWATDVRKKKAAPPPHSHLRIPFLMKRRHSTRGADDAADDAGGDVDHHHHHHGHHHHGHHHHEGSSAAAAAPDLEEIVATTSGGEDGHPPAPPPPPQGPRP
- the LOC127763739 gene encoding protein MONOCULM 1-like, encoding MLLCGRADDDPPCPDAAHADAHDMLGSSSARDRGGGDDAEASEQPQPQPQPPLSPRAGGGEARGLVLACADLVHRGDLDGARRVAEAVLAAADPRGEAGDRLAHHFARALLALRGGGKGGHGGGVVPSSAAYLAYIKIAPFLRFAHLTANQAILEAAAAADAGGAHRRVLHIVDLDAAHGVQWPPLLQAIADRADPAVGPPPEVRLTGAGTDRDVLLRTGDRLRAFSSSLNLPFRFHPLILPCTAELAADPTAALELHPDETLAVNCVLFLHKLGGDGELAAFLRWVKSMNPAVVTIAEREGVLGGDVDDDNVPDELPRRVAAAMDYYSSVFDALEATVPPASADRLAVEQEILSREIDAAVAAPGAGGGGRARDFDAWASAARAAGLAPRPLSAFAASQARLLLRLHYPSEGYKADDDGGRGACFLRWQQRPLMSVSSWQPQP